From Planctomycetota bacterium, a single genomic window includes:
- a CDS encoding MFS transporter, producing the protein MAAHRSVLFVACFAALVATSFAFIIRILCMDAWQVGFGLSETQKGEIFGAGMWPFGLSIVLFSLVIDKIGYGKSMIFAFACHALSALLLITAKDYWWLYAGSILNGLAAGTVEAVINPAIASAYPKQKTKMLTILHAGWPAGMVFAGIPILLIDMTWQVKVAIIFIPVVIYGLLLLKAKFPVSERVVAGVSYREMLAEPGAIGCLIVVYMICMELNRVFRLENLTQNGSITDLLPSLPFTIAIVVITLAYFAYTRSLGRPMYILLLFVMILLATTELGIDSWVSDLMKKPMGELGLPGGLLLMYMQIIMMVLRFCIGPIERALKPLGVLFSCAVLAAIGLFFLSQAAGVTILIAATVYGIGKTFFWPVTLGLCAERFPRGGALTLNAVSGCGMLGVGILGSQLLGYWQDTNIDRKLLASNKEAHARLMAGEEKRSVFGHYKSLDQRKVNEISDKLALFAKREGADEAKLAQDPMYQTLVRNAYDHLVRKAGDVEEKSFEVMHKALADAGAFITKDDQAAVAKDQALLDEVITNSKRSVMGRVATLPAIMAACYLGLILYFMSKGGYKAIDLMAEKGGH; encoded by the coding sequence GTGGCGGCACACCGTTCGGTGCTGTTCGTGGCGTGCTTTGCGGCCCTCGTGGCCACGTCGTTCGCGTTCATCATCCGCATCCTGTGCATGGATGCCTGGCAGGTGGGCTTCGGCCTCAGCGAGACGCAGAAGGGCGAGATCTTCGGCGCCGGCATGTGGCCCTTTGGCCTCAGCATCGTGCTCTTCAGCCTGGTGATTGACAAGATCGGCTACGGAAAGTCCATGATCTTCGCCTTCGCCTGCCACGCGCTCTCGGCGCTGCTGCTGATCACGGCGAAGGACTACTGGTGGCTCTACGCCGGCTCGATCCTCAACGGGCTGGCCGCCGGCACGGTGGAGGCCGTGATCAACCCGGCCATCGCATCGGCCTACCCGAAGCAGAAGACCAAGATGCTCACCATCCTGCACGCGGGATGGCCGGCGGGCATGGTCTTCGCCGGCATCCCCATCCTGCTCATCGACATGACCTGGCAGGTGAAGGTGGCCATCATCTTCATCCCCGTGGTCATCTACGGCCTCCTGCTGCTGAAGGCCAAGTTCCCCGTCTCCGAGCGCGTCGTCGCGGGCGTGTCGTACCGCGAGATGCTGGCCGAGCCGGGCGCGATCGGGTGCCTGATCGTCGTCTACATGATCTGCATGGAGCTCAACCGCGTCTTCCGCCTCGAGAACCTCACGCAGAACGGCAGCATCACCGACCTGCTGCCCTCGCTGCCGTTCACCATTGCCATCGTGGTGATTACCCTGGCGTACTTCGCGTACACGCGGTCGCTCGGCCGGCCCATGTACATCCTGCTGCTGTTCGTCATGATCCTGCTTGCGACCACGGAGTTGGGCATCGACTCGTGGGTCTCCGACCTGATGAAGAAGCCCATGGGCGAGCTCGGCCTCCCCGGCGGCCTGCTGCTCATGTATATGCAGATCATCATGATGGTGCTCCGGTTCTGCATCGGCCCGATCGAGCGCGCCCTCAAGCCGCTCGGCGTGCTGTTCAGTTGCGCCGTGCTGGCCGCCATCGGCCTCTTCTTCCTGTCGCAGGCCGCGGGCGTCACCATCCTGATCGCCGCCACCGTGTACGGCATCGGCAAGACCTTCTTCTGGCCGGTCACGCTGGGCCTGTGCGCCGAGCGCTTCCCGAGGGGCGGCGCCCTCACCCTGAACGCCGTGAGCGGGTGCGGCATGCTGGGCGTCGGCATCCTTGGCTCGCAACTCCTGGGCTACTGGCAGGACACGAATATTGACAGAAAGCTCCTGGCCAGCAACAAGGAGGCGCACGCCCGCCTCATGGCAGGCGAGGAGAAGCGGAGCGTCTTCGGCCACTACAAGTCGCTCGACCAGAGGAAGGTGAACGAGATCAGCGACAAGCTGGCCCTCTTCGCCAAGCGCGAGGGCGCCGACGAGGCCAAGCTGGCCCAGGACCCGATGTACCAGACCCTCGTCCGCAACGCCTACGACCACCTGGTGCGCAAGGCGGGCGACGTCGAGGAGAAGTCCTTTGAGGTCATGCACAAGGCCCTGGCCGACGCCGGCGCCTTTATCACGAAGGACGACCAGGCGGCCGTCGCCAAGGACCAGGCGCTGCTGGACGAGGTGATCACCAACTCGAAGCGCAGCGTCATGGGCCGCGTGGCCACGCTGCCGGCGATCATGGCCGCCTGCTATCTCGGGCTCATCCTCTACTTCATGAGCAAGGGCGGCTACAAGGCAATTGACCTGATGGCGGAGAAGGGCGGACACTGA
- a CDS encoding MFS transporter, whose product MDNRRRLFVASCVALVANAMCFSIRTDIMGDYARAFQLTMAQVGAAVSLGGFAGIIVQFVGGALLDFIGIGTALWISCAAHVAGVGTVLFAQGFWSLAAGWFFLIIATNLIEAAINPLAATMYPDQKTHVLNVLHAWWPGGLIIGGLVAYGFSEILVLAKAPTGLVNISWQIKMAFVLIPVAIYAFLILGQKFPKTERVQAGVSAGAMFKEALRPMFLVLVFCMLLTASIELGPNLWVGVFIQDMIGIRGVLLLVYTSGLMFVLRFFAGTLAKWISPNGILVASSVLSGIGLVWLSYSTSWLGVLLASTVWGVGVTYYWPTMLGVTSERFPKGGAFLLGILGAAAGLFLSYVTNPGMGKLHDHYTLKNLPPAVSAKVVVDGRVSEEKAAALSEAERASVREARRIAACTTFRIVAALSVVLLLVFGGIFLYDKSRGGYRQEILSSASGAGGAPA is encoded by the coding sequence TTGGACAACCGGCGACGGCTCTTCGTGGCGAGCTGCGTGGCCCTCGTGGCCAACGCGATGTGTTTCTCGATCCGGACCGACATCATGGGCGACTACGCCCGCGCGTTCCAGCTCACCATGGCGCAAGTGGGCGCGGCCGTGTCGCTCGGCGGGTTCGCGGGGATCATCGTGCAGTTCGTCGGCGGCGCGCTCCTTGACTTCATCGGCATCGGCACGGCCCTGTGGATTTCATGCGCGGCGCACGTGGCGGGCGTGGGCACCGTGCTCTTCGCCCAGGGCTTCTGGAGCCTCGCCGCGGGATGGTTCTTCCTCATCATCGCCACCAACCTGATCGAGGCCGCCATCAACCCGCTCGCCGCGACCATGTACCCCGACCAGAAGACCCACGTGCTCAACGTGCTTCACGCGTGGTGGCCGGGCGGGCTGATCATCGGCGGGCTCGTGGCCTACGGCTTCAGCGAGATTCTTGTCCTCGCCAAGGCCCCGACAGGGCTGGTGAACATCAGTTGGCAGATCAAGATGGCCTTCGTGCTCATCCCTGTCGCCATCTACGCCTTTCTGATCCTCGGCCAGAAGTTCCCCAAGACCGAGCGGGTGCAGGCGGGGGTTTCTGCGGGGGCGATGTTCAAGGAGGCCCTCCGCCCGATGTTCCTCGTGCTGGTGTTCTGCATGCTCCTCACGGCGTCCATCGAACTCGGGCCCAACCTCTGGGTCGGCGTGTTCATCCAGGACATGATTGGCATCCGGGGCGTGCTGCTCCTGGTCTACACCTCGGGCCTGATGTTCGTGCTGCGCTTCTTCGCGGGAACGCTGGCCAAGTGGATTTCGCCCAACGGCATCCTGGTGGCGTCCAGCGTGCTCTCCGGGATCGGGCTGGTCTGGCTCAGCTACTCCACGAGTTGGCTGGGGGTGCTCCTGGCCTCCACCGTGTGGGGGGTGGGCGTGACCTACTACTGGCCCACGATGCTCGGGGTCACGTCCGAGCGATTCCCGAAGGGCGGGGCGTTTCTTCTGGGCATTCTCGGCGCGGCGGCCGGGCTGTTCCTGAGCTACGTCACCAATCCGGGCATGGGCAAACTGCACGACCACTATACGCTCAAGAACCTGCCCCCCGCCGTGAGCGCGAAGGTGGTGGTGGATGGCCGTGTGAGCGAGGAGAAGGCGGCGGCCCTGTCCGAAGCCGAGAGGGCCTCGGTGAGGGAGGCGCGGCGGATTGCCGCCTGCACCACGTTCCGGATCGTGGCCGCCCTATCCGTGGTCCTCCTGCTCGTGTTCGGCGGCATCTTCCTCTACGACAAGTCGCGCGGCGGCTACAGGCAGGAGATCCTCTCGTCGGCCTCCGGCGCGGGCGGCGCGCCCGCCTGA
- the lgt gene encoding prolipoprotein diacylglyceryl transferase, protein MHPTLIFPFIHSYGVMLAVGFYAAWWLGARRAKAEGVHPDVIGNLVLLSILAGVVGSRILWFALYRDPKDSWWVLIEVWKGGLVFYGGLIAAAVADYVYLRLTRQDVWRIADAAAPAIALGQAFGRLGCFLNGCCFGGVCSTSFPLQVRFPAVLNEDGAPVGSAPFLDHVRQYGLADNAGASLPVHPTQLYEAASLFMIAALIVVATPYKRRQGELFGLVCVLNAASRLGVEFVRRDTESVLLGLNPGQVGALAILGVGIGIILWCRLRGERAACSPE, encoded by the coding sequence ATGCATCCGACGCTCATCTTCCCGTTCATCCACTCGTACGGCGTGATGCTCGCCGTGGGCTTCTACGCGGCCTGGTGGCTCGGGGCGCGCAGGGCGAAGGCCGAGGGAGTCCACCCCGACGTCATCGGCAACCTGGTGCTCCTGTCCATTCTGGCGGGGGTCGTCGGCTCGCGCATCCTGTGGTTCGCCCTCTATCGCGACCCGAAGGACTCGTGGTGGGTGCTGATCGAGGTCTGGAAGGGGGGCCTCGTGTTCTACGGCGGGCTGATCGCCGCCGCTGTGGCGGACTATGTGTACTTGCGCCTGACGCGGCAGGACGTGTGGCGGATCGCGGACGCGGCGGCTCCCGCCATCGCGTTGGGGCAGGCGTTCGGACGCCTGGGGTGTTTCCTCAACGGGTGCTGCTTCGGCGGCGTTTGCTCCACCAGCTTCCCGCTCCAGGTGCGCTTCCCCGCCGTCCTCAACGAGGATGGTGCGCCCGTGGGGAGCGCGCCGTTCCTCGATCACGTGCGGCAGTACGGCCTGGCCGACAACGCAGGAGCCTCGCTGCCCGTTCATCCCACGCAGCTCTACGAGGCGGCGAGCCTGTTCATGATCGCCGCTCTCATCGTGGTTGCCACGCCCTACAAGCGTCGGCAAGGGGAGCTCTTCGGCCTGGTGTGCGTGCTGAACGCGGCGTCGCGGCTTGGGGTCGAGTTCGTGCGACGCGATACCGAGTCGGTCCTCCTGGGCCTGAACCCTGGCCAGGTGGGCGCGCTGGCCATCCTGGGAGTGGGCATCGGAATCATCCTG